One Gigantopelta aegis isolate Gae_Host chromosome 1, Gae_host_genome, whole genome shotgun sequence genomic region harbors:
- the LOC121373032 gene encoding uncharacterized protein LOC121373032, producing MRKLAGTSWGANETILKRVYQGTVRPHLEYGSSAWSTTAKTNQQALDKVQNQALRIITGSMKSTPIKDMEKSAAIQPLGERRDAKIMIQAEKFRYLPNHPMKQRMDGLTKNRLKRSSFIHQSRRLTREHQANPLPKTLPFCPTDLPQPWNDEQANLQISMSVPQLASADSQNDLVKRSLAMAMIVTGTQKNLGSMHTLMVRQQMLVANGGAGCYNDQGCKRRLSQVVFLTDALSVLQALQGEKLPHLNEAMQEVAKERRVALQWIPAHCGIPGNEEADRLAKLGANHVQPSNNISFSEKKTLIKAANRPRTEQDDYHLLSRLEQVTLLRLRTGHNRLNAHMFRKFKLAATPTCSCGLEDQTAEHILQACPIHQDLRQAEWPIETAIHTKLYGKRGELEKTAHFILQTGLLV from the exons ATGCGGAAACTAGCAGGAACTAGCTGGGGAGCAAATGAGACAATCCTCAAGAGAGTATATCAAGGAACTGTACGGCCGCATCTTGAATACGGCTCATCAGCCTGGTCAACCACTGCAAAGACCAACCAGCAAGCTTTAGACAAGGTTCAAAACCAAGCTCTGCGAATCATAACGGGATCCATGAAGTCTACACCCATTAAAGACATGGAAAAAAGTGCAGCAATACAACCCCTTGGTGAGAGGAGAGATGCCAAGATCATGATCCAGGCAGAGAAATTCAGGTACCTGCCCAATCATCCAATGAAACAAAGAATGGATGGTCTGACAAAGAATCGTCTCAAACGTAGCAGTTTCATCCACCAAAGTAGAAGACTTACTAGAGAACACCAAGCTAACCCGTTACCAAAAACACTTCCATTTTGCCCAACAGATCTTCCACAACCATGGAATGATGAACAAGCCAATCTACAGATCAGCATGTCTGTCCCACAGTTGGCTTCAGCAGACTCCCAAAACGACCTGGTCAAACGGTCACTGGCAATGGCTATGATCGTGACCGGTACCCAGAAGAATCTTGGATCCATGCATACACTGATGGTTCGTCAACAAATGCTGGTGGCCAATGGAGGGGCAG GCTGCTACAATGATCAAGGATGCAAAAGAAGACTGTCACAAGTTGTCTTCCTCACAGATGCTCTCTCAGTCCTACAAGCCTTGCAAGGGGAAAAACTTCCTCACCTGAATGAAGCCATGCAAGAGGTAGCAAAGGAAAGACGAGTAGCTCTACAGTGGATCCCAGCACATTGTGGGATTCCAGGAAATGAGGAAGCAGACAGGCTAGCCAAGCTAGGAGCTAATCATGTACAGCCCAGCAACAACATTAGCTTCTCAGAGAAGAAAACCTTGATAAAGGCAGCCAACAGACCCAGGACAGAACAAGATGATTACCACCTTCTCAGTCGCTTGGAACAAGTAACTCTGTTGAGACTCCGGACAGGCCACAACCGACTGAATGCTCACATGTTCAGAAAGTTTAAACTTGCAGCAACACCAACCTGCAGTTGTGGCCTGGAAGACCAAACAGCAGAACACATCTTACAGGCGTGTCCAATTCATCAAGACCTGAGACAAGCTGAGTGGCCAATCGAAACTGCCATACACACCAAACTCTATGGAAAGAGAGGCGAACTGGAAAAAACAGCTCATTTTATCTTACAGACTGGACTATTGGTCTAA
- the LOC121373128 gene encoding thyrotropin-releasing hormone receptor-like, with amino-acid sequence MWFPSLFLVEGDPKIFDSQEPTTMSAGILNTTISTTTNTNICCQDLPWSNDSAHVTYMSSVAIAVLANFHLISIPLIICLGVLGNLLAFFTFVSKPLRNTSCSLYLAARSASDIGFLLALFVTWLGDAMGVLIYHTNVICQCVLFLSYVCGFLSVWLVVLITAENYIRICHPFTVSRLCTVPKAKAFIIGFTVGGAIIFHFPLWITGLNNMNGTVVCNFFPQYVEITRTLTHIDTVISLVIPSIVILTLMVLITHSFIKSFKRQTRLRQGQNAVNGREGSKKKTSPQAKVTRMLFAVSFIFLSLTLPSYIIRLRILLLTFENKQSSSPTVDQVMQVIFQIVYYLSFAVNLIVYLVCGDNFRKVFVDMYIACFLRSRNPRRKPEFSHTSFTTVRLEAPEAAQVKEEEETSLT; translated from the exons ATGTGGTTTCCAAGTTTGTTTCTTGTCGAAGGTGACCCCAAG ATATTTGACTCTCAAGAACCTACAACCATGTCTGCTGGTATCCTCAACACGACCATCAGCACCACCACTAACACCAACATCTGCTGCCAGGACCTTCCTTGGAGCAACGACTCTGCCCACGTGACATATATGTCCAGCGTTGCCATTGCAGTACTAGCGAACTTCCACCTCATCTCAATACCTTTGATCATCTGTCTGGGAGTCCTGGGAAATCTGCTGGCATTCTTCACGTTCGTCAGCAAACCCTTGAGGAACACCTCATGCAGCCTCTATCTGGCAGCGAGGTCTGCGTCAGATATCGGTTTCCTATTGGCGCTCTTCGTCACGTGGTTGGGCGACGCCATGGGCGTGTTGATCTACCACACGAATGTCATCTGCCAGTGCGTGTTGTTTCTGTCCTACGTCTGCGGATTCCTATCCGTCTGGCTCGTCGTTCTGATAACCGCGGAGAACTACATCAGGATCTGCCACCCGTTCACCGTCTCGCGTCTGTGCACCGTGCCGAAAGCCAAAGCTTTCATAATCGGATTTACGGTGGGCGGCGCCATCATATTCCACTTCCCTCTGTGGATCACGGGACTGAACAACATGAACGGGACCGTGGTGTGCAACTTCTTCCCTCAGTACGTGGAGATCACGCGAACCCTGACCCACATCGACACCGTCATCAGTCTGGTGATCCCTTCCATCGTGATCCTCACTCTCATGGTCCTCATCACGCACAGCTTCATCAAGTCTTTCAAGCGCCAGACGAGACTGCGCCAGGGCCAGAACGCCGTGAACGGCCGCGAAGGATCCAAGAAGAAGACTTCGCCCCAGGCCAAAGTGACGAGGATGTTGTTCGCGGTTTCTTTCATCTTCCTCTCGCTGACTCTGCCTAGCTACATCATCCGCTTGAGGATTCTGCTCCTGACGTTCGAAAACAAGCAGTCGTCCTCGCCGACGGTGGACCAGGTGATGCAGGTCATATTCCAGATAGTGTATTACCTCAGCTTCGCCGTCAACCTAATCGTGTATCTCGTCTGCGGAGACAACTTCAGGAAGGTGTTTGTTGACATGTACATAGCCTGTTTTCTCCGGTCGAGGAACCCGAGGAGGAAACCTGAGTTTTCCCACACGTCTTTCACCACTGTACGGCTTGAGGCACCGGAAGCTGCTCAAgtgaaggaggaggaggagacgtCACTGACCTGA
- the LOC121373211 gene encoding uncharacterized protein LOC121373211, whose amino-acid sequence MELETSLQGLSNIYDGVKVACDKNKTDISEIKCALAATERNNNELRNENFQGDTNDDIFEVINISKRQDIISHSQGEHCSGEAHCDTSGFVLRESVACIERDLITLRGELVQDIDCAVNKTNDQAKQITSLKDEISDLKKQFTERNKHCTSLQQQKKQMESKINSLQNDLEKQSRDNKTVLKQTLAEFKKVYDQNKMIRSEFESQNKELNRVVSDLSEATEPLKNIPLLLNKLKTAQDALKTNVDLIKKRVDNGCLNIRRLEDEKSLGVSSKVILINSKVKDIEQSVESMTDLIKSVTTSTTDIRKRLSNVEKDVKCDTKKTTYSEATISITKSPPKSQTPMNYTWDQPTHNVQHSDCVQITTESPNRTISKDRNVSPDDNVETVIKPTQTESDILISHDNNSIENSPDPSVPKVTSAVNNGTTRRDHENTATEIGKNIGVWIPSDQCCATLPLQTEFSGVSKQRIARFYIAGINKSSTETGLRNFLSDKEMYKQAKDIFRSNLNKAYLSHKTETYATLDEACNLNHKSLWAKLRNKKKSSSIMSLNIADKTITHPEDICNAMADHFSNVFSDTTANHFDDNFKSKLAENVPKLDDETEDLLRKYDQQVSDVPNRELDSEIIEKEILNAVHKLKTNKSSGIDKEDQK is encoded by the exons aatttTCAAGGAGACACAAATGACGACATTTTTGAGGTAATAAACATTTCCAAACGCCAAGACATTATTTCACACAGCCAAGGTGAACACTGCTCAGGTGAAGCCCACTGCGACACGTCGGGATTCGTGTTACGTGAGTCGGTAGCTTGTATCGAACGCGACCTTATCACTCTCCGAGGAGAGCTCGTTCAAGACATTGACTGTGCggttaacaaaacaaacgatcAAGCCAAACAGATTACATCCCTTAAAGATGAAATATCCGatcttaaaaaacaatttacagAGCGAAATAAACATTGCACTTCactacaacaacaaaagaaacaaatggaAAGCAAAATTAATTCTCTTCAAAACGATTTAGAGAAGCAATCAAGAGAcaacaaaactgttttaaaacaaactcttGCTGAATTTAAAAAGGTTTACGaccaaaataaaatgataaggTCTGAATTTGAATCACAAAATAAAGAACTAAATCGTGTGGTCAGTGACCTGTCAGAAGCAACAGAGCCGTTGAAGAACATCCCACTCttattaaataaacttaaaacagCACAGGACGCCCTCAAGACAAATGTTGACCTTATTAAAAAACGAGTTGATAACGGTTGTCTGAATATACGTCGTCTCGAGGACGAGAAGAGCTTGGGTGTTTCGTCAAAagtgatattaataaattcaaaagtgAAAGACATTGAACAAAGTGTTGAAAGTATGACAGATTTAATCAAATCAGTCACAACATCAACTACCGATATAAGAAAACGTTTATCAAACGTTGAAAAGGACGTTAAATGCGACACAAAAAAGACAACTTACTCTGAGGCAACGATCTCGATAACCAAATCACCCCCAAAGTCTCAAACACCTATGAACTATACATGGGACCAACCTACACATAATGTCCAGCATTCTGACTGTGTGCAAATTACGACGGAGTCGCCTAACCGCACCATTTCAAAAGACAGAAATGTTAGCCCTGACGATAATGTAGAAACTGTCATCAAGCCTACACAGACTGAGTCAGACATACTCATTTCTCACGACAACAACAGCATTGAAAATTCGCCTGATCCATCTGTACCTAAAGTGACGTCTGCGGTAAACAACGGTACAACACGACGAGATCACGAGAACACGGCCACCGAGATTGGCAAGAACATCGGGGTGTGGATCCCTTCGGACCAATGCTGTGCAACTCTGCCCTTACAAACTGAATTCAGCGGGGTATCAAAACAAAGAATAGCTCGGTTTTACATCGCCGGTATAAACAAGTCATCTACTGAGACCGGACTACGAAACTTTCTCAGCGACAAAGAG ATGTACAAGCAAGCAAAAGACATATTTCGATCAAATCTAAACAAGGCGTACTTGAGCCACAAGACAGAAACATATGCTACCTTAGATGAGGCGTGTAATCTCAATCATAAGTCGCTTTGGGCTAAACTGaggaacaaaaagaaaagtagTTCTATCATGTCTCTCAATATTGCCGACAAAACAATTACTCACCCCGAAGATATTTGCAATGCCATGGCAGATCACTTTAGCAATGTATTTAGTGATACGACAGCAAACCATTTTGATGACAACTTCAAATC CAAATTGGCGGAAAACGTACCTAAATTAGACGACGAGACAGAAGATTTGTTACGTAAATACGACCAGCAAGTTAGCGACGTACCGAACCGCGAGCTTGACTCTGAAATAATAGAGAAGGAAATCCTTAATGCTGTACATAAGTTAAAGACGAACAAATCCAGTGGGATTGACAAG GAAGACCAGAAGTGA